The window ACTCCAGACTTCTTTGCATTTCAGGAGCGGCATGAAACTGCGTTCGGGTGCGTCACCGTGAGCTTTGCAAGGCAGGTGAAGTGTGTTAACGACACCACGGTTTTGGGGCGGGCATACAACGCTTCCGGGACGCGCGAAGCTGGGGACAAACCGGCGCAGCGGAAGGCATTGCGGTGCCTCGGCGTGAGACTCACGCTACGGCGTCAGGATAAAAGATTACACTCTACAATGAGGCGAGCGTCTTAACCGAACAGGCTAGACTTTTCGTAGGCCGAGAGCCTAGCGTCTGTCCGGTCACGGTTGAGCTGAGCAAACAGGCGGGCCAATAAGGCGCGCCAAAAAATAGATAGAAAGACACGAGGATAGACGATGAGCGATGTGGCAGAGCGCGTGAAGAAAATTGTCGTGGAGCATCTTGGGGTCGAGGCCGACAAGGTCACCGACAACGCCAGCTTCATCGATGATCTTGGCGCAGACAGCTTGGATACTGTTGAACTCGTGATGGCGTTTGAAGAAGAATTCGGCTGCGAAATTCCGGATGATGCTGCTGAGCACATCCTGACGGTCGGCGATGCCGTGAAGTTTCTCGAAAAGAACGCAAGCGCGGCCTAACGGCCCCTCGTTCATCCGCAAGAATTTGGCGCGCGTGCGCGCCTCGGACCGGATCAGAAGGGGGCTGGGTGACCGGCCCCCTTCAGCTGCCCGATCCACGACGGCCATTCATTAGCAACACAACACAAGAAGCTCGCATGCGACGTGTCGTTATTACCGGATTGGGTCTCGTCACACCGGTTGGATGTGGCGTCGAAGCCGCTTGGTCTAACCTGCTTGCCGGGCACAACGGCGCGCGGCGGATCGAAGAATTCGAAGTCTCCGACATCACCTGCCAGATCGCCAATTTCGTTCCGCGCGGCGCAACATCCGAAGGCAAATTCAATGCCGACGATTGGATGGAGCCGAAGGAACAGCGCAAGGTCGATGACTTCATCATCTATGCCGTTGCGGCGGCCGATCAGGCGATTGCAGACGCAGGCTTGAAGCTCGACACTTCGGAAGCGCAGGAACGCGCGGGCGTATTGATCGGCTCGGGCATTGGCGGGCTCTCAGGCATTGCGGATACGTCGCTCTTGCTCAAGGAGAAGGGCCCGCGCCGCGTCTCGCCGTTCTTCATTCCCGGACGCCTCATCAATCTTGCGGGTGGCTACGTCTCGATCAAACATAACCTGCGCGGACCGAACAATGCGGTTGTGACGGCGTGCGCAACCGGCACGCACGCTATCGGCGACGCAGCGCGCATCATCGCGCTCGACGACGCCGACGTGATGGTGGCAGGCGGCGCTGAGAGCCCCATTTGCCGAATCGCGATGGCGGGCTTCGCAGCATGCCGTGCGCTCTCGACCGGCTTCAATGACCAGCCTACGAAGGCATCGCGTCCGTACGACAAGGATCGCGACGGGTTCGTCATGGGCGAAGGTTCGGGCATCGTCGTGCTCGAGAGCTATGAGCACGCGAAGGCGCGCGGCGCCAAGATTTATGCGGAGGTCGTCGGCTACGGCATGTCGGCGGACGCTTTCCACATCACGGCGCCAGCCGAAGACGGTGACGGTGCGTACCGGTGCATGACGACGGCACTGAAGCGGGCGAACGTTTTGCCCAGTCAGATCGATTACGTGAACGCGCACGGCACGTCGACGCCGATGGGCGACGAGATCGAGCTCAAGGCAATCGAGCGTTTGTTCGGCAATGCTGCGAACGACCTCACGGTCTCCTCGACCAAATCTGCGATCGGGCATCTGCTCGGCGCGGCTGGTGCCGTCGAAGCCATTTTCTCGGTGCTGGCAATGCGTGATAACATTGCTCCGGCGACGCTCAATCTCGACAATCCGTCGGTGGAGACGCCCATCGATCTCGTGCCGCACACCCCGAAGAAGCGTGACATCAATGTCGTGCTTTCCAACTCATTTGGGTTTGGCGGCACCAATGCATGCCTTGTTTTCGCTCGCGCTGACTAGTCGAGTGCGAAACTCGCGTTTTTGCCACAATTTCCGGTGAGCGTCCTTGGTAGGGGGCGGACGATGAAGAGACACGGCTGAGGGGCTGCCCCCAGCACGCCGAGCCGCTTCTTCAAGGGACAATGCTCGCGGTATCATGAGTCAAAATCGAAGGCGCCCGGACGCGACCAGAACGGCCCGGACCGCAGGTGCGCGCAGCCCCGCAGAACGCCTTGCGCCTGGCCGCGCTCCCAGCCGGCCGCGCGGGCTTGACGCGCGCGAACCGTCACGCGTCGTTTCCGGATTTGTGCATGTCATAAGCGGTGTGCTGACGATTGCGCTGGTGGGCATGCTGATCATCGGCGGCACCGCGTTCGTGATTTTCAATCAGTACGAAAGCCCCGGACCGCTCACAGAGGTG is drawn from Hyphomicrobium methylovorum and contains these coding sequences:
- a CDS encoding acyl carrier protein, with the translated sequence MSDVAERVKKIVVEHLGVEADKVTDNASFIDDLGADSLDTVELVMAFEEEFGCEIPDDAAEHILTVGDAVKFLEKNASAA
- the fabF gene encoding beta-ketoacyl-ACP synthase II; translation: MRRVVITGLGLVTPVGCGVEAAWSNLLAGHNGARRIEEFEVSDITCQIANFVPRGATSEGKFNADDWMEPKEQRKVDDFIIYAVAAADQAIADAGLKLDTSEAQERAGVLIGSGIGGLSGIADTSLLLKEKGPRRVSPFFIPGRLINLAGGYVSIKHNLRGPNNAVVTACATGTHAIGDAARIIALDDADVMVAGGAESPICRIAMAGFAACRALSTGFNDQPTKASRPYDKDRDGFVMGEGSGIVVLESYEHAKARGAKIYAEVVGYGMSADAFHITAPAEDGDGAYRCMTTALKRANVLPSQIDYVNAHGTSTPMGDEIELKAIERLFGNAANDLTVSSTKSAIGHLLGAAGAVEAIFSVLAMRDNIAPATLNLDNPSVETPIDLVPHTPKKRDINVVLSNSFGFGGTNACLVFARAD